The following are from one region of the Geoalkalibacter subterraneus genome:
- a CDS encoding arylesterase produces the protein MMTFLFRFLLLLSLVAPSPTISHAASQGDSPLHLLVLGDSLTAGYGLASQQAFPARLEQALQERGWPVRVTNAGVSGSTTSGGLARLEWNLADKPDLVLVELGANDALRGLDPARTEANLDAILTLVKDRGAYPILAGMKAPRNLGRNYTESFDRIYPRLAEKHAAPLYPFFLEGVAGKAELNLEDGIHPNERGVDVIVAGITPVVERALAEVCRAQNRDDCRKD, from the coding sequence ATGATGACCTTTCTTTTTCGATTTTTATTGCTGCTGTCACTGGTTGCGCCCTCTCCCACCATCAGCCATGCTGCTTCGCAGGGCGATTCCCCTCTGCATCTCCTGGTACTCGGCGACAGCCTCACTGCCGGCTACGGGCTTGCCTCTCAGCAGGCGTTTCCCGCCCGGCTCGAGCAGGCCCTGCAGGAACGAGGTTGGCCGGTCAGGGTCACCAACGCCGGCGTCTCGGGCAGCACCACATCAGGGGGACTGGCTCGCCTGGAGTGGAATCTGGCCGACAAGCCGGACCTGGTGCTGGTGGAACTTGGCGCCAACGATGCCCTGCGCGGCCTCGATCCGGCCCGCACCGAGGCGAACCTCGACGCCATCCTGACCCTGGTGAAAGACCGCGGCGCCTATCCGATTCTGGCAGGCATGAAGGCGCCGCGCAATCTCGGGCGCAATTATACCGAATCCTTCGACCGGATCTACCCGCGTCTGGCGGAAAAACATGCGGCCCCCCTCTATCCTTTTTTTCTTGAGGGAGTGGCGGGAAAGGCCGAACTCAACCTTGAGGACGGCATCCACCCCAATGAGCGCGGAGTGGATGTCATTGTGGCGGGAATCACACCCGTTGTAGAACGAGCCCTTGCCGAGGTCTGCCGTGCGCAGAACCGCGACGATTGCCGTAAAGACTGA
- a CDS encoding DUF4139 domain-containing protein — MHKTFLFIFCGMIAAMGLCLGSGPVAAETATTLEDQTAVAVTIYNEDLALVRDRREVQLPEGEIRLAVREVSARIRPETALLRTRDGNSPLRVIEQNFDFDLLTPDKLLEKYVGRDVLLVRTHPTSGAEQTQPATVLAYNDGVPVLKVGDRIETGVPGRLVYPDVPETLRVRPTLVLLLDNPRTGQRELELSYLSGGLSWRADYVARLNESDDRLDLSGWVTLTNRSGIAFRNAQVQLVAGDVQQARDRMRAAEAQPRMAMAMQDAAPQEESLFEYHLYTLARPTSIRDNQTKQVSLLSAAELPVRKELVLRGAPHFYTGRYGEPQRGLKVAVHIAFDNREQDGLGVPLPKGIMRVYKDDSRGTAQFVGEDRIDHTPKNEEVRLRLGSSFDLTAEKVQTDYHKLDQGRDKSPVIETAWRITLKNAKPQAETVRVEEPLPGDWTILEENFPHRKLSSALAAWDIEVPAEGEAALEYRARIRY; from the coding sequence ATGCATAAAACCTTTCTCTTTATTTTTTGCGGAATGATCGCAGCAATGGGTCTGTGCCTCGGCTCGGGCCCGGTCGCCGCCGAGACGGCGACCACACTCGAGGATCAGACCGCGGTGGCCGTCACCATCTATAACGAAGACCTGGCCCTGGTCCGCGACCGGCGCGAGGTGCAGCTGCCGGAAGGTGAGATTCGTCTCGCCGTGCGCGAAGTCAGCGCCCGCATCCGTCCGGAGACAGCTCTGCTGCGGACTCGTGACGGGAATTCACCCCTGCGCGTCATCGAGCAGAATTTTGATTTCGACTTGCTGACCCCGGATAAACTGCTGGAAAAGTATGTCGGCAGGGACGTGCTGCTGGTGCGAACCCACCCCACCAGCGGCGCAGAACAGACGCAACCCGCCACTGTCCTGGCCTATAACGATGGCGTTCCGGTCCTGAAAGTGGGTGATCGTATCGAAACGGGGGTGCCGGGGCGGCTGGTCTATCCTGATGTGCCCGAGACCCTGCGCGTTCGTCCGACGCTGGTGCTGCTGCTGGACAATCCGCGCACCGGGCAGCGCGAACTTGAGCTGAGCTACCTGTCCGGCGGGCTGTCCTGGCGTGCAGATTATGTGGCCAGGCTCAACGAAAGCGACGACCGGCTCGACCTCTCCGGCTGGGTGACGCTCACCAACAGGAGCGGCATTGCCTTCCGGAATGCACAGGTGCAACTGGTGGCGGGCGACGTGCAGCAGGCCCGGGACAGGATGAGGGCGGCAGAGGCGCAGCCGCGCATGGCGATGGCCATGCAGGATGCGGCACCTCAGGAAGAGAGCCTGTTCGAATACCACCTCTATACGCTGGCGCGGCCCACCAGTATCCGTGACAACCAGACCAAGCAAGTCAGCCTGCTGTCGGCGGCCGAGCTGCCGGTGCGCAAGGAGCTGGTGCTGCGCGGCGCACCCCATTTTTACACCGGGCGCTACGGCGAGCCCCAGCGCGGGCTCAAGGTGGCGGTGCATATCGCTTTCGACAACCGGGAGCAGGACGGGCTCGGCGTTCCGCTGCCCAAGGGGATCATGCGCGTCTACAAGGACGATTCGCGCGGCACGGCGCAGTTTGTCGGCGAGGATCGCATCGACCATACGCCGAAAAATGAAGAGGTGCGCCTGCGCCTCGGCTCCTCCTTCGACCTGACCGCCGAAAAGGTCCAGACCGACTACCACAAGCTGGACCAGGGGCGCGACAAGTCGCCTGTGATCGAGACGGCCTGGCGTATCACTCTCAAGAACGCCAAGCCGCAGGCGGAGACCGTGCGGGTGGAGGAACCGCTGCCCGGAGACTGGACCATCCTGGAGGAAAATTTCCCCCACCGCAAGTTGTCCTCTGCCCTGGCGGCGTGGGACATCGAGGTGCCGGCTGAAGGAGAGGCGGCGCTTGAATACCGGGCGCGCATCCGTTACTGA
- a CDS encoding ABC transporter permease, whose amino-acid sequence MNSPPLLPQAWRIARRELRGGLRGFGVFLACLFLGVFAISAVGSFSAAARSGLLTDARALLGGDLEARLNHREMSEAQQQFFTAAGDVSQVADLRAMARAPSVDQRLLVEVKAVDQAYPLHGRVVSEPPLELSAALAQSSDGLFGALVERALLERLNVQVGDEILLGEARFRIRGVLTHEPDRSIQAFTLGPRLLVSRAALDATGLLQPGSLVTYSYRLRLSPEADVEKLKSELQKRFPDAGWRLRTWKEAAPRVRMMIERMTLNLTLVGLCALLVGGVGVAGAVRGYLDGKVFHIAAMKCVGAGGRVIFTAYLLQVLVLGALGAAAGLAAGAAVPWIAVKLAGEALPLPLRSGLYPGPLLSAALFGLLIALVFSLKALGVARRVPPSALFRGYVDTLRMSPGKGTWVAIGVFATGLALLAVATSSDRRLALWFIAGALACFVIFRGLAALVILGARHAPRPKSPSLRLALANIHRPGSPAGSAVFSLGLGLTALVIVVLVQASLTRLVDDTVPDDAPAYFFLDIQPDQVASFEETLNAFPGLARSERFPTLRGRIVAIDGTPVEEARISPEVQWAVRGDRFLSYAEGLPHGTELTAGRWWPSDYRGEPLVSLTADVAEGFGVGVGDTLTVNILGRDITAEIASLREVDWTTLNLNFALLFSPGVLEGAPQTSIATAYVPQERETELLREVIDRFPNVSAIGVREVLANVSRTLERFGTAFRAMAAVALVSGFLVLAGAVSADQHRRIQDAVIFKVCGATRRDILGALASEFVLLGAAAGVISLLVGGAAAYGILEGLMDVRFSLHPLSVLGTLATGILLTLALGLLGTWKALGQKPAVYLRED is encoded by the coding sequence ATGAACTCTCCGCCTCTGCTGCCCCAGGCCTGGCGTATCGCGCGGCGGGAACTGCGCGGCGGGCTGCGCGGTTTCGGCGTCTTTCTCGCGTGCCTGTTTCTCGGCGTTTTCGCCATCAGCGCGGTGGGGTCTTTTTCTGCTGCTGCCCGTTCCGGACTGTTGACCGATGCCCGGGCTCTGCTTGGCGGCGATCTTGAGGCGCGCCTCAACCATCGCGAGATGAGCGAGGCGCAGCAGCAGTTTTTTACAGCTGCCGGCGATGTTTCCCAGGTGGCGGACCTGCGGGCCATGGCGCGTGCGCCCTCGGTCGACCAACGGCTGCTGGTGGAAGTGAAAGCCGTCGACCAGGCTTATCCGCTGCATGGCCGGGTCGTCAGCGAGCCGCCGCTTGAGTTGTCGGCGGCGCTGGCGCAGAGCAGCGACGGCCTGTTCGGGGCCCTTGTGGAACGGGCGTTGCTGGAACGCCTTAATGTGCAGGTGGGTGACGAGATCCTTCTCGGCGAGGCCCGATTTCGCATCCGCGGCGTGCTGACCCATGAGCCGGATCGCTCCATACAGGCTTTCACTCTGGGCCCGCGGCTGCTGGTGAGCCGTGCGGCTCTTGATGCCACCGGTCTGCTGCAGCCTGGAAGCCTGGTGACTTATTCCTACCGCCTGCGCCTTTCCCCCGAAGCCGATGTCGAAAAGCTGAAAAGCGAGCTGCAGAAACGCTTTCCCGACGCTGGCTGGCGTCTGCGGACCTGGAAAGAAGCCGCGCCGCGAGTGCGCATGATGATCGAGCGCATGACCCTCAACCTGACCCTGGTCGGGTTGTGCGCCCTGCTGGTGGGCGGCGTCGGCGTAGCGGGCGCGGTAAGGGGTTATCTCGACGGCAAGGTGTTCCATATCGCCGCCATGAAATGCGTCGGCGCCGGCGGCAGGGTGATTTTTACCGCCTATCTGCTGCAGGTGCTGGTCCTCGGCGCTCTGGGCGCCGCTGCCGGACTGGCGGCAGGCGCGGCCGTCCCGTGGATCGCCGTGAAGCTGGCGGGAGAAGCCCTGCCGCTGCCGTTGCGTTCGGGGCTCTATCCCGGTCCGCTGCTCAGCGCGGCCCTGTTCGGGCTGCTGATCGCTCTGGTGTTTTCCCTGAAGGCGTTGGGCGTCGCACGGCGCGTGCCTCCTTCGGCCCTGTTCCGGGGCTATGTCGACACCCTGCGCATGTCGCCGGGAAAAGGGACCTGGGTCGCTATCGGAGTGTTCGCCACGGGGTTGGCTCTGCTGGCGGTGGCGACCAGTTCCGACCGGCGCCTGGCCCTGTGGTTTATTGCCGGTGCGCTGGCCTGCTTTGTTATTTTCCGGGGACTGGCAGCGCTCGTCATTCTGGGCGCGCGGCATGCGCCCCGCCCGAAGTCGCCGAGTCTGCGTCTGGCGCTGGCCAACATTCACCGCCCCGGTTCCCCCGCGGGCAGCGCGGTCTTCTCCCTTGGCCTCGGTTTGACCGCGTTGGTCATCGTGGTTCTGGTGCAGGCAAGCCTCACCCGGCTGGTGGACGATACGGTGCCCGACGACGCGCCCGCCTACTTTTTTCTCGATATTCAGCCGGATCAGGTGGCGTCCTTTGAAGAGACACTGAACGCCTTTCCCGGTCTGGCGCGCAGCGAACGATTTCCGACACTGCGCGGCCGTATCGTGGCGATCGACGGCACCCCGGTGGAGGAGGCGCGCATCTCGCCCGAAGTACAGTGGGCGGTGCGCGGCGACCGTTTTCTGAGTTATGCCGAGGGACTTCCCCACGGCACTGAACTGACTGCCGGCCGCTGGTGGCCTTCCGACTACCGGGGAGAGCCCCTGGTTTCGCTGACCGCCGATGTGGCCGAAGGGTTCGGGGTCGGTGTCGGCGATACACTGACGGTCAACATCCTCGGACGCGATATTACCGCTGAGATTGCCAGCCTGCGGGAGGTGGACTGGACCACTCTCAATCTCAATTTCGCCCTGCTTTTTTCCCCGGGTGTACTTGAAGGGGCGCCCCAGACCTCCATCGCGACCGCCTATGTGCCACAGGAGCGGGAGACGGAACTTTTGCGCGAGGTGATCGACCGTTTTCCCAATGTGTCCGCCATCGGTGTCCGGGAGGTGCTGGCCAACGTGTCACGCACCCTTGAGCGTTTCGGCACCGCGTTCCGGGCCATGGCGGCGGTGGCACTGGTCAGCGGCTTCCTGGTGCTGGCGGGGGCGGTGTCGGCCGACCAGCATCGGCGCATCCAGGATGCGGTGATCTTCAAGGTGTGCGGCGCCACCCGGCGTGACATTCTCGGTGCTTTAGCCAGTGAATTTGTGCTGCTCGGCGCGGCCGCCGGGGTGATCAGCCTGCTGGTGGGCGGGGCGGCGGCCTACGGGATTCTGGAAGGGCTGATGGATGTGCGATTCAGCCTGCATCCCCTTTCGGTGCTGGGAACCCTGGCCACTGGCATCCTGCTGACCCTGGCGCTGGGGTTGCTGGGGACCTGGAAGGCACTGGGGCAGAAGCCGGCGGTTTATCTGCGTGAAGACTGA
- a CDS encoding aspartate:alanine exchanger family transporter: MTLLEHPISLLLLIMALGELLGRVRVSGITLGPSATIFVALAFGHYGWTLPQEVQTLGLALFIYAVGLQAGPGFVSSFRQHGLVMSVVVLAMAAVGMLVSWGCCLLFGFDAGTGAGLLSGGMTSTPSLAVAVEQVGHASAPAAYGVTYGFGVVGMALAIKVMPRLLRIDMEQEEQRLARELEQIHPPITFQHIEVSNPNLFGKRVADLFLKSIAPVTITRLLRRGSTEPVLVGADTVLQEGDHLRVVGSAQDLEKVRLYIGRAVEGEIAFDRVLTKASIIISKREFSGTTLGYFNFREVFNVQVARITRNGVDLAADANTMLHLGDVLHVVGDERSLRNIRRMLGNDLKATYEISLLPILLGLLFGLLLGKITIPLPLIGPLSLGTTGGVLLAGLLLGARYQTGKMIWEVPSTGNNLIRDLGLALFMAAVGTAAGTTFVDTLTQQGAPLLLAGVLVTLVPVVAGVALGLWLLRIRFPRLLGVLVGAMTSASGLAAANSLSSTTYASSAYATVYPVALIGKILAVKVLLFFLLS; encoded by the coding sequence TTGACTCTGCTGGAACACCCCATCTCCCTTCTGCTGCTGATCATGGCGCTGGGTGAACTGCTTGGACGCGTGCGCGTTTCAGGCATCACCCTTGGTCCCTCGGCGACGATCTTCGTGGCGCTGGCCTTCGGCCATTACGGCTGGACCCTGCCGCAGGAGGTTCAGACCCTCGGGCTGGCTCTGTTCATCTACGCGGTTGGACTGCAGGCGGGGCCCGGGTTTGTCTCCTCGTTCAGACAGCACGGCCTGGTTATGTCGGTGGTGGTGCTGGCCATGGCGGCGGTGGGGATGCTGGTGAGTTGGGGCTGCTGCCTGCTGTTCGGCTTCGACGCCGGGACCGGCGCGGGCCTGTTGTCGGGGGGGATGACCAGCACGCCGTCGCTGGCGGTGGCGGTAGAGCAGGTCGGCCACGCAAGCGCCCCGGCCGCCTACGGCGTAACCTACGGCTTCGGGGTGGTGGGCATGGCCCTGGCGATCAAGGTGATGCCGCGCCTGCTGCGCATCGACATGGAGCAGGAAGAGCAGAGGTTGGCGCGCGAGTTGGAACAGATCCATCCGCCGATTACCTTCCAGCACATCGAGGTCAGCAACCCCAACCTGTTCGGCAAACGGGTGGCCGATCTGTTTCTCAAAAGCATCGCACCGGTCACCATAACCCGCCTATTGCGCCGGGGCAGCACTGAACCGGTGCTGGTGGGCGCCGATACGGTGCTGCAGGAGGGCGATCACCTGCGGGTGGTCGGCAGTGCGCAGGACCTGGAAAAGGTGCGGCTTTACATCGGCCGGGCGGTGGAAGGGGAGATCGCTTTTGACCGGGTTCTGACCAAGGCTTCCATCATCATCTCAAAGCGCGAATTCTCGGGCACCACCCTGGGTTATTTCAACTTCCGCGAAGTCTTCAACGTGCAGGTGGCGCGTATCACCCGCAACGGGGTCGATCTGGCCGCCGATGCCAATACCATGCTGCATCTGGGCGATGTGCTGCACGTGGTCGGGGATGAGCGCTCTCTGCGCAACATCCGCCGCATGTTGGGCAACGACCTCAAAGCGACTTACGAGATCAGTCTGCTGCCCATTCTGCTGGGTCTGCTGTTTGGCCTGCTGCTGGGCAAGATCACCATTCCCCTCCCCCTGATCGGTCCCCTGAGCCTGGGGACCACCGGCGGCGTCCTGTTGGCGGGGCTATTGCTCGGGGCCCGCTATCAGACGGGAAAGATGATCTGGGAGGTCCCCTCCACCGGCAACAACCTGATTCGCGATCTGGGGCTGGCGTTGTTCATGGCGGCGGTGGGTACCGCTGCCGGCACCACCTTTGTCGATACTCTCACTCAGCAAGGCGCACCGCTTCTGCTGGCCGGCGTCCTGGTGACGCTGGTGCCGGTAGTGGCGGGTGTGGCCCTGGGGCTGTGGCTGCTGCGCATCCGCTTCCCACGGCTTCTCGGTGTGCTGGTCGGCGCCATGACCTCCGCCTCGGGGCTGGCGGCCGCCAACTCCCTTTCCAGTACAACTTATGCCTCCTCGGCGTATGCCACCGTCTATCCCGTGGCCCTGATCGGCAAGATCCTCGCCGTCAAGGTACTTCTCTTTTTCCTGCTCAGTTGA
- a CDS encoding lipocalin-like domain-containing protein translates to MSGKFSALFILMVLFPLCTAAGCRFSEKKESASSRLEVGRTLGAEEDTGYARALEPRGFAFPRDHGPHPDFKTEWWYYTGNLEDEEGRRFGYQLTFFRVALAPQPIRRSSNWGARQAYMAHFALTDVAGDRFFYDERFSRGAMGLAGAESVPFHVWLEDWQARGPAETFPTELSASTDTAAIDLSLRQGKPVVLQGEKGLSQKSAEAGNASYYYSLTRMPTQGRIRIEGKQYEVRGSSWLDREWSTSALAADQQGWDWFALQSDDGHELMYYQLRRQDGSADPASRGVLVTPDGSTLPLLGEQLQLVATSRWRSPRGGSYPSAWRMKVPDQDLELQITPLLSDQELDVTIRYWEGAVRFSGHYGERPLTGYGYVELTGYAKDNR, encoded by the coding sequence ATGTCTGGTAAATTCTCCGCTTTATTCATCCTGATGGTGCTCTTCCCCCTGTGCACTGCAGCGGGCTGTCGCTTCTCTGAAAAAAAAGAGTCTGCTTCTTCCCGGCTGGAAGTCGGGCGCACCCTGGGCGCAGAAGAAGACACCGGCTATGCCCGCGCCCTGGAACCCCGTGGATTCGCGTTCCCCCGCGATCATGGCCCGCACCCCGACTTCAAAACCGAATGGTGGTACTACACCGGCAACCTCGAGGATGAAGAAGGGCGGCGCTTCGGCTACCAGCTGACCTTCTTCCGCGTCGCCCTGGCTCCACAGCCGATTCGCCGTTCCTCGAACTGGGGGGCCCGCCAGGCCTACATGGCCCATTTCGCTCTCACCGACGTTGCCGGCGATCGCTTTTTCTACGATGAACGCTTTTCCCGCGGAGCCATGGGCCTCGCCGGAGCCGAGAGCGTTCCGTTTCACGTCTGGCTGGAAGACTGGCAGGCGAGGGGACCGGCGGAAACCTTCCCTACAGAACTGTCCGCAAGCACGGATACAGCAGCCATTGATCTGTCTCTGCGACAGGGCAAGCCGGTGGTTCTTCAGGGGGAAAAGGGCCTGAGTCAAAAAAGTGCCGAGGCGGGCAATGCCAGCTATTACTATTCGCTGACCCGCATGCCCACGCAAGGCCGAATCAGGATCGAGGGAAAGCAGTACGAGGTCCGCGGCAGCAGCTGGCTGGACCGGGAATGGAGCACCAGCGCCCTGGCTGCCGACCAGCAGGGGTGGGACTGGTTCGCCCTGCAGAGCGACGATGGGCACGAATTGATGTACTACCAGCTGCGCCGCCAGGACGGATCGGCAGACCCGGCCAGTCGCGGCGTGCTGGTTACCCCCGACGGCAGCACCCTCCCCCTGCTGGGCGAGCAGCTTCAACTGGTGGCAACTTCCCGTTGGCGAAGCCCCCGCGGCGGGAGCTATCCTTCAGCCTGGCGAATGAAAGTGCCGGATCAGGATCTTGAACTGCAGATCACTCCCCTGCTTTCCGACCAGGAGCTTGACGTAACGATACGCTACTGGGAAGGCGCGGTGCGTTTTTCTGGGCACTACGGAGAGCGCCCCCTTACCGGATACGGCTATGTGGAATTGACCGGTTATGCCAAGGACAACCGCTGA
- a CDS encoding PP2C family protein-serine/threonine phosphatase, which yields MSEKILLAHTRDDERRTMCSALREQGYFVRQCVDTASLLDALEDSPAVLLLDAALFGNGRGEYWDEVAKFCSQRETACLVISNTGEPSSSIRERLPWAMGVVRHPNDVDELAARVGDLVSIRRLGHELGLAHGMLQRKQREYNESLRAAAQIQKNLLPQRLPKVDTLSFTYRFLPCEQVGGDLFNVMRLDEKTLMAYLFDVSGHGVSAAMVSVSVSQSLSPHSGRIVKQRIQTDPYYRIPSPAEVMASLEKEFPFERFEKFFTITYLLIDIETGRVRYCNAGHPPPVLLRADGSLETLDEGGGLIGIEGLGAFNEGEVSMRPGDRLYLYSDGITEHSNSRLELFGEQRFFRKVQELKKRDLDSVCEKMVEALHTFGKAQPIKDDITLLGIEYRGRSL from the coding sequence ATGTCGGAAAAAATACTGCTTGCCCACACCCGGGACGATGAACGTCGCACCATGTGCTCGGCCCTGCGCGAACAGGGGTACTTCGTGCGGCAGTGTGTCGATACCGCTTCTCTGCTTGACGCTTTGGAGGATTCGCCGGCGGTTTTGCTGCTTGATGCCGCACTCTTCGGAAACGGTCGGGGTGAATATTGGGACGAGGTCGCGAAATTCTGCAGTCAGCGCGAGACGGCCTGCCTGGTAATCTCCAATACCGGAGAACCTTCTTCCTCCATTCGCGAGCGGCTGCCCTGGGCAATGGGGGTGGTGCGCCATCCGAACGACGTGGATGAGCTTGCCGCACGCGTTGGGGATCTGGTCAGTATCCGGCGACTGGGGCATGAGCTGGGACTCGCCCATGGCATGCTCCAGCGCAAACAGCGAGAATACAATGAAAGCCTGCGAGCCGCTGCCCAGATTCAGAAAAATCTGCTGCCTCAGCGGCTGCCGAAAGTCGACACTCTGAGCTTTACCTACCGTTTTCTACCCTGCGAACAGGTCGGGGGTGACCTTTTCAACGTCATGCGCCTGGATGAAAAGACGCTTATGGCCTACCTGTTCGATGTCAGCGGGCATGGGGTGTCTGCGGCCATGGTCAGCGTTTCCGTCAGCCAGAGTCTCTCGCCCCATTCGGGGCGCATAGTCAAGCAGCGCATCCAAACCGATCCTTACTACCGCATTCCGTCCCCGGCCGAGGTCATGGCGTCGTTGGAGAAGGAATTCCCCTTCGAACGTTTCGAAAAATTCTTCACCATCACCTATCTGCTGATCGATATTGAAACGGGGCGGGTGCGCTACTGCAACGCCGGGCATCCCCCGCCGGTATTGCTCAGAGCGGACGGCTCGCTGGAAACCCTCGACGAGGGGGGAGGATTGATAGGAATAGAAGGCCTCGGGGCTTTCAATGAGGGGGAGGTGTCCATGCGGCCCGGCGATCGCCTCTATCTTTATTCCGACGGTATTACCGAGCACAGCAACAGCCGCCTTGAGCTGTTCGGTGAACAGCGCTTCTTTCGCAAGGTGCAGGAGTTGAAAAAACGCGATCTGGATTCGGTGTGTGAAAAGATGGTCGAGGCACTGCATACGTTCGGCAAAGCACAACCGATCAAAGACGACATCACATTGCTCGGCATCGAATACCGCGGGCGTTCCCTTTAA
- the cbiB gene encoding adenosylcobinamide-phosphate synthase CbiB: MSGWLILSAFVLSLVLIEPRRIPHPVIGIGRLVEKLEIALAVLENRRRAGILLVVLTLTLTGLGTALILWAASAIHPFLAGVIALWIAYTGFALRSVHKETAEVVGLVQSGRVQEARRALSLIVGRETRTLSEEEIIKACIESLAENTSSSLVAPLFYLSLGGPVALMVYQAVTTLDSMVGYLTERYRELGWAAARLDDLANWIPARLTALLMISAAFSLGLNGFNAVRIMLRDARKHRSPNAGWPEAAAAGALGVQLGGPAIYFGEQTEKAVLGEPDRSATSAEYHRMVRLTYVTAALAVILGLLLHSWIWG, from the coding sequence ATGTCAGGCTGGTTGATTCTAAGCGCCTTTGTCCTGAGTCTCGTACTCATCGAACCGCGCCGCATACCCCATCCAGTCATCGGCATCGGGCGCCTGGTTGAAAAGCTTGAAATAGCACTGGCAGTCCTGGAAAACAGGCGGCGGGCCGGCATTCTGCTCGTTGTTCTGACCCTTACCCTGACCGGGCTGGGCACCGCCCTGATTCTGTGGGCGGCATCCGCCATCCACCCCTTTCTGGCCGGAGTGATTGCCCTCTGGATCGCCTACACAGGGTTTGCACTGCGCTCAGTGCACAAGGAGACCGCCGAAGTGGTCGGTCTTGTGCAATCGGGGCGGGTCCAGGAGGCGCGGCGCGCCCTGTCCCTTATTGTCGGTCGCGAAACCCGCACTCTAAGTGAAGAGGAAATCATCAAAGCCTGCATTGAGTCATTGGCGGAAAATACCTCAAGCAGCCTGGTCGCGCCTCTCTTCTATCTAAGCCTAGGCGGTCCTGTGGCTCTAATGGTCTACCAAGCGGTAACAACCCTCGACAGCATGGTGGGGTACCTGACCGAGCGTTACCGCGAGCTGGGTTGGGCGGCCGCCAGATTGGACGACCTGGCCAACTGGATTCCGGCCCGCCTAACCGCGCTGCTGATGATCTCCGCAGCGTTTTCACTGGGACTTAACGGCTTTAACGCAGTGCGCATCATGCTGCGCGATGCGCGCAAGCACCGCAGCCCCAATGCCGGTTGGCCGGAGGCGGCAGCAGCGGGTGCCTTGGGAGTGCAACTGGGCGGCCCGGCGATCTATTTCGGTGAACAAACGGAAAAAGCCGTTCTCGGCGAACCGGATCGATCGGCGACCTCCGCCGAATACCACCGCATGGTCCGCCTGACCTACGTGACCGCAGCGCTGGCAGTGATCCTCGGCCTGTTACTCCATAGCTGGATCTGGGGATAA
- a CDS encoding ABC transporter ATP-binding protein, translating to MSQSIVELKDLQLSLVGGGGRVNILRGVDLEVARGETLSIVGPSGAGKTTLLMAVSGLERATAGRIRVAGVDLAGLDEDELARFRREHVGIVFQSFHLVPTMTALENAALPLEFAGEQDAQPRALEALTAVGLQERVDHFPGQLSGGEQQRVALARAFVANPSLILADEPTGNLDLETGERVMDLLFRLQAEQGTTLILVTHDERLSARCTRRLQMVDGRLLESTRSPS from the coding sequence ATGTCGCAATCCATCGTGGAGTTGAAAGATCTGCAATTGAGTTTAGTCGGCGGCGGCGGTCGGGTCAACATATTGCGCGGCGTCGATCTGGAGGTGGCGCGCGGTGAGACCCTGAGCATCGTCGGACCTTCGGGAGCGGGAAAGACAACCCTGCTGATGGCGGTGTCGGGGCTGGAGCGTGCCACGGCCGGCCGTATCCGGGTTGCCGGAGTCGATCTTGCCGGTCTTGACGAGGATGAGCTGGCCCGCTTCCGGCGCGAGCATGTCGGCATTGTTTTTCAGTCCTTTCACCTGGTGCCGACCATGACCGCACTGGAGAACGCGGCCTTGCCGCTGGAGTTTGCCGGCGAACAGGATGCGCAGCCGCGTGCTCTTGAAGCTCTGACTGCCGTGGGGCTGCAGGAGCGCGTCGACCATTTCCCCGGCCAGCTTTCCGGGGGAGAACAGCAGCGTGTGGCTCTGGCGCGGGCTTTTGTTGCCAATCCGTCCCTGATCCTGGCGGATGAACCGACCGGCAACCTGGACCTGGAAACGGGCGAGAGGGTGATGGATCTTCTGTTCCGGCTGCAGGCTGAGCAGGGGACCACCCTCATTCTGGTCACCCACGATGAGCGGTTGTCGGCGCGCTGCACCCGCCGCCTGCAGATGGTGGACGGGCGCCTGCTTGAAAGCACCAGGAGTCCGTCATGA